GTTGATTTGAGGCAGTAGTAAAACGCCTCTAATATTAACGAGCAAAACATCAGAGTCGGTAGTAAAATGCTTCTAATATTAACATAGACAGTctcaaaaagatatttttttggttattcaATTTGATATCAGCAGCGGTAGGGGAACAGTTTAGACGTGATTCACAAACGCCAGTAAAAGCTTTAGCGACATTTCACGTACAAATTCCACTTTAACCTGCCTATAAAGGATCCAAAACACAATTGTTTCAAGAAATGCCTCTAAACCCCTCTAATCATTTGTGACATGACAAATAGAGACATTTATGCGCCATTAGTAGTAAATGCCCCTAAAGTATTAAAGACATTTGTTTAAGCATTAGAAGTATTTCATGAATGCCTCTAAAGTCAGACTTTGTTGTATTAATAATGAATCTTCCTTGTTCCCTCAATTGAGATGAAAATCAATACAAGCTATAGAAATAACCTTCTTGAAATcaactttctctcttctcttatatCATCTTGCTTCTCCCTTTTTCCCCGTTTAATAAATTACATTTTTCTTGGTCAAAGAAAAGATTAATCGAAATATTGAAGAACAGAGTCTGCTCCAAAGTGTCTCCTATAATTTCGGTAGAGGTGTCCCACTTAAAAATGATTTGAGGAGCTCAAGAGCTTCTTTGGGTTTGAAAACTGGCACTTCATGACCTGCTCCCCTCACTGTTGCAAAGGTTAGCTCTTCATATACCTCAGTCCATCCTCCCACCTTCACAAACCATAAACAGGCATTCCCTTAGATAAGCACTTATATAAGCATACAAGAGAGACTTTAATAGTTGTAGCAATACCTGATTGTTCAGATACCATGGATACCATGGCATTTTGGTTGTCAAATTAAGCTGAGCAAGGGAGTATTTGGTGGCAGTTACCGGCACCGCAGCATCGATATCGCCACTGTAATTAATGTACAGTTTCATAGGAAAACCATCAATTAATAAAGAAGGAAGAATGAGTTGGAAATATTCAAAAGCTTGGAGTAATTGCAGTAGACACCAACCTGTACACCCAAATTCTCAAACCACCAGCAATCATCTCTTTGTAGATTGGCAGAATTGAATGAGCTTTCTCAGTATAATTTATACTCTTACTGTAAACATTATATGGGCactcattagaattaaattatcAAGTAATCACTTTAAATGGATCAGAACAGTATATGAAAATTGCATTAAAGATGACGGAGATTTAAAATGGTTCACACATCAATGTGATGTGCTACCTTCATGGGCGTAGCTGAaaatgattcactatgtaatggaagaagaaCACAGTGGAGATCTCTTAAGAACACCAAAAGTCGCAGTAAGAATTCTCcccagaaaatcctaactcgaaaatccccaaatctcaCTACTTTTTTTTGCTTACACGACAGGAAAAATGTCAGAGCCATTCATGATTAAGTAACAAGAAGGGAGACATCAACCTGCAAGCAGTCCAATGATAAGAGATTTTAGTAGTGTTGGCATGGAGAGCTTGCTGCACATCTGGTCTGTTGTAATAAATCTCAGCATACTGTTTTCTACAAGGATCATATCCTGAAAGCCGCCTGAAaatctgattaaaaaaaatcaagaggCATATATAGAAATGTAAAGATTGTAGCCAACAAATCCAGATAGAACAATATTAATATTTCAGTTTAGTAAATACCGAAAGGGGTCCATGAGATAAATCCAGGTTCCTGCGGGTAGAATTGGTGCCATTTGAATTGCTGCATGTAGGTGCATATATGTTGTAGGTGTCAATGTTTCCAATTTCTTTCTCGGTATAGTCGCTTATTGACTTGCACTCTTTCGATTCGCCGTTATGTTGATGGAAATCACATTTGTTGAGTATCTGCCTATGAGTTTCATCAGAGATGATGGCATGGCTCAAATAGTAGTCTGCTTTGCCAATGGTATCATAGTAGTAATCTATAGCCGCATTCCCAACCTACAAGGCATTTTCGTACATAAAGTGAGATAGCCCACGAAATATCACTTGGGGGTTCAACCCAAAATCTTAAGCTAACTATTTCGTAATTAAAGATAGCTCAGTGGTATATGAAGACACATTATAGATAACCGATATGTGGGATTATACCTCTATAATTCCCAACATTTCAACACCCTTTGAAGTATTTTTGGATGTTCATGgaaaaataaagggagaaagaaagtcGAAAGATTACCATTATCCCTTTGAGATTTATAGGAAACTTAGTCCTTGAATTATATGTCATAATCTCTTTGGCCAGTTGGGGAACATAATGTCCGGCATAGCTCTCTCCCGTCAAATAAATCTCTTGTTGTTTGTAGCGTGGAAACCGATCCAACCATCGGTTAATGAATTCCAGTGCATCCATTGCTGAATCACAACATTCTTCAATTAGATCATACATACTACTACACAAAATAAATTACTTAAAAAATGCTCTTtactgatgttctctgtgccgcagcgcagcctgcgcccagacacaggggtcTGCCATTCAAGGgtcagggtggtcattttgcccacccccatgtgtctaggagcagcctgcgcccccggtacagagaacatttgacctTAATTTATTTAGTAAATAAAATCTAGAAGATatcatgatcatcatcatcaccaccatcccCACCATAATAATCAGAGAAAGGGAAACTAAAAGTGTGGGTTATATACCGGTGCGTGTATCGCCTGAGTGGTGGAGATCGGATGATGTGTTGGTGTAAGAGAAGCCGACGCCGGCCGGAGATTCAATGAAAAGTAGGTTGGCTACAGTGTTCCATGAGAACTTATTGAGGTACAAACCTGTCCCattcttcttgatcttgaatgGGCCTATCTCCTCCGAAGCTCCAAAAGCCAACGAAGAGCAGCCAGGCCCTGTATAGATAATAATGTAGTTCCACTGTTTGTTGTTATTTTCTCCATCATCTGAACTGATTTTGGCAACTTAGAACTAAAATaatcccaaaaacccaaaacgcTTTTGAACCTTTCTGGAACAATGACATCTATGACACAGAGAGGGCTGAGAGTAGAAAGTAGGAGAGGATCTAACGATCACTTTTATAGGGAGTATGTGAATGATATATCtgtaggtgtatttagaacataTTCTTAAGTTAGGGGTGcaaagggttttttttaaataatttaaaaatgaaaattaaggTACCATTGTTATGTATCCAAATCTTCTACGGCGCGCTGCCTGTAGCGGCCTGAGCGGCCCAGACACTAAGGCATGTGCATTGACCGCCTTGCCCCTACTCGAGGGGCTTGCCAAAgctggggtaaggtggtcattgcgcgcACCTCAGTTTCTGGGCCGCTCAGGCCACTATGGGCAATGtgcgtagaggatctgaattatCATTGTTATACATATATTTCGAGtacacatatgaaatgacaatatttacccagttgggaaaaaaaaatttatgtactATTGGACGGTCAAAATAATAAGGTTACGAATTATTTAACAGCTTGAGGGGTATATCCATTAGAAATCTTTGTATAATATATCTGTCTTGTTATCTTGTTCCTGCTACTGCATAttctaattctttttctttctttcagcccCACACGGCCACACCTATGAATTGAAGTGAAAACCTACATCAGGACAGGATCTGGCTCTCCTacagccgtggtgggagctggagggtccagcaCTCGGAAACCACCCCAAAACTGGGGGTGAGattggtcatttcacaagtggggcagcccacccctgtttttgctgtcgtttagtggggctggaccCTCGAGcacccgccacggctggaggaaaCCCATTTcccctacctcaaaagattaaAAAACGAAAAGAGACCTCCATTGAACCAAATGACCAAAGGTTTGGAATCAGGTAGATGAACAGCTTCAGTGAGCCAATAGAAGAGAGATCTGCCGGCCACTTTATCAACAGTGACATAGCCAGAGTAGTGCTGAAATGAGACTTTGGGCTGTCCAGGAAGTTTAATTATTCGATCGgcttctggttctggttcttcttctcttcctacTTTATGACTTAAACGCGCTGACACAACAAGGGATAAATAGGCCATGGCCACAAGTAATTTCTTCCTCTTACCCACACCCATGCCTATCACCATGAAGTAGTCCAAGATATTCCAATTCcaagtagtagaagaagaagaaaaagcagaGGTGAGAAGTGAAAGAGATTGGACTTGTGTGGTATTCACCGTGTTTGATACGGTGAGAGTTGTGTTGTATTTATAATGATAAATATATAGGGCAAGAGAGCCCAGTTACAACAAAATAGTTTACATGGTAAAAAGATAAAAGCTAGCTGTACACGGTTACGGTTTAAGAGATAACGAGTTTGTTATGGACTAGATAAACACAGGTGTTAGGATTTATCTTGGTTAACCGTGTGTATCTATCTTATCAAGAAGAAGGGAATGCACCACCGAGATTATAAATAGTAGAGAATTAATGTTGTTGTAAAGCTAATGAATAAGTGGCATTATCTTAATTAGGAGGAGATAAGGCATCTCATTTGTATCTTCCTAAGTTGTTAGAAGTATGGTTTGAAAGAGTCTTTAACAATAGATAGGGTTTGAGAAGGGGGAATTGAGCTCCTCTGTCCTCTTCAAGGAGCCCAGCATGTCAAGCAGAGAGCATCCAGTCCAACCTGTTGGACTGTGttacacacatccctaggcatgtaCCAAGATCTGTGTGATATATATGACCCAACTCTTGGATGCCTCTTGGGGACACCCTGGGCGCTGGCCTGCCCGGAGAGGAGGCGGATCCGTCCTTTTCTTTTGATAGGAGGAGTTTGACTCTACTGTCATTTCACACTGGGTCAAATGACCAAGTTCCTAGTCCTAAGCTGTATGATGCGCTACCCCTTTTTCAAattattaagagagagagagagagagagagaaccatgtACAAGTGCTAAGCCAACAAAGAAATTATTGGGTAGGGTATGGGATGGGTTTGTGAGCTTTGATGGTGCAATCAAAGTTGAAAATGTCATGATGAGTTTAG
The nucleotide sequence above comes from Telopea speciosissima isolate NSW1024214 ecotype Mountain lineage chromosome 3, Tspe_v1, whole genome shotgun sequence. Encoded proteins:
- the LOC122656674 gene encoding serine carboxypeptidase-like 25, yielding MVIGMGVGKRKKLLVAMAYLSLVVSARLSHKVGREEEPEPEADRIIKLPGQPKVSFQHYSGYVTVDKVAGRSLFYWLTEAVHLPDSKPLVIWFNGGPGCSSLAFGASEEIGPFKIKKNGTGLYLNKFSWNTVANLLFIESPAGVGFSYTNTSSDLHHSGDTRTAMDALEFINRWLDRFPRYKQQEIYLTGESYAGHYVPQLAKEIMTYNSRTKFPINLKGIMVGNAAIDYYYDTIGKADYYLSHAIISDETHRQILNKCDFHQHNGESKECKSISDYTEKEIGNIDTYNIYAPTCSNSNGTNSTRRNLDLSHGPLSIFRRLSGYDPCRKQYAEIYYNRPDVQQALHANTTKISYHWTACRLIKSINYTEKAHSILPIYKEMIAGGLRIWVYSGDIDAAVPVTATKYSLAQLNLTTKMPWYPWYLNNQVGGWTEVYEELTFATVRGAGHEVPVFKPKEALELLKSFLSGTPLPKL